Proteins from a single region of Apium graveolens cultivar Ventura chromosome 7, ASM990537v1, whole genome shotgun sequence:
- the LOC141673757 gene encoding uncharacterized protein LOC141673757, whose protein sequence is MRKINRLKRQMSGEFEMKDMGAVKQIHGMSIIRDRAEGQIFLIKWELLAYLCLIQEESIKKQSGGCCTTYLKGTSKVALCFSKKDVILEGFSDVYLGGCLDTRKSTVGYIFILGGTSISWMSLLQRVLLFQPQKHNIWISLKLAGR, encoded by the exons ATGAGGAAAATTAACAGGTTAAAGAGACAGATGTCTGGGgagtttgagatgaaggatatgggtgcagTAAAACAGATACATGGTATGAGCATCATAAGGGATAGAGCTGAAG GACAGATATTTCTCATTAAGTGGGAGTTGTTAGCATATTTATGTCTAATCCAGGAAGAGAGCATTAAGAAGCAGTCAGGCGGTTGTTGCACTACGTActtgaaaggcacatccaaggTTGCACTATGTTTCAGTAAGAAAGATGTTATCTTGGAAGGGTTCTCTGATGTATATTTGGGTGGATGTTTGGATACAAGGAAAAGTACAGTGGGTTATATTTTCATTTTGGGTGGAACCTCAATTAGTTGGATGTCTCTACTTCAAAGAGTGTTGCTCTTTCAACCACAGAAGCATAATATATGGATATCTCTAAAGCTAGCAGGGAGATGA